One window of the Streptomyces sp. NBC_00259 genome contains the following:
- a CDS encoding energy-coupling factor ABC transporter substrate-binding protein, with product MSRNAKINTLLLVIVAALAVFPLVLGLGDHKEEPFAGADAEAETAITEIAPDYEPWFSPLYEPPSGEVESALFALQAALGAGVLAYYFGLRKGRRQGEARAAAAAPGDASRAAVPSDGPAA from the coding sequence ATGAGCCGTAACGCGAAGATCAACACGCTGCTGCTGGTGATCGTGGCCGCGCTGGCCGTGTTCCCGCTCGTGCTGGGACTGGGCGACCACAAGGAGGAGCCCTTCGCCGGCGCGGACGCCGAGGCGGAGACGGCGATCACCGAGATCGCGCCGGACTACGAGCCGTGGTTCTCCCCGTTGTACGAGCCCCCGTCCGGCGAGGTCGAATCGGCGCTGTTCGCCCTGCAGGCGGCGCTCGGCGCGGGGGTCCTGGCCTACTACTTCGGGCTGCGCAAGGGCCGCCGTCAGGGCGAGGCCCGTGCCGCGGCGGCCGCTCCCGGGGACGCGTCGCGGGCAGCCGTCCCCTCCGACGGTCCCGCTGCCTGA